Proteins encoded within one genomic window of Nilaparvata lugens isolate BPH chromosome 11, ASM1435652v1, whole genome shotgun sequence:
- the LOC120353664 gene encoding uncharacterized protein LOC120353664, with protein sequence MSLQQARNSTLDARSSTMSLLPRNGSCEPRNSMLSPLEAKNSTMTAETRNSTMSLLPRNSTCDARCSTMTLSQARNSMLSPLEAKNSTESRYSMMTLQQARNSMLSLQQARNSIMSSIEARNRPLSSLEARNSTMSLQARNSTLTPETRNSTMELLARNSTMSLQARNSAMTARNSTPTGDITLRTRTLPAKNRTVTADYGLRTRTLPARNRTDSAWQTKNRILTENMYLMRNYNECGSMSCRVDGLEGSRYVLPTFSGLVGLGEVFQQYSGNSAREMGGSVMSSSATATSYAITTSDSDEENDGDR encoded by the exons ATGTCACTACAACAG GCTAGAAACAGTACACTCGATGCTAGAAGCAGTACGATGTCACTACTTCCTAGAAACGGTTCTTGTGAACCTAGAAACAGTATGTTGTCGCCGCTTGAGGCTAAAAACAGTACAATGACAGCAGAGACTAGAAACAGTACGATGTCACTACTTCCTAGAAACAGTACTTGTGACGCTAGGTGCAGTACAATGACACTTTCACAAGCTAGAAACAGTATGTTGTCGCCACTTGAGGCTAAAAACAGTACAGAGAGTAGATACAGTATGATGACACTACAACAGGCTAGAAACAGTATGTTGTCTCTGCAACAGGCTAGAAACAGTATTATGTCGTCGATTGAGGCTAGAAACAGACCATTGTCTTCACTTGAGGCTAGAAACAGTACGATGTCACTGCAGGCTAGAAACAGTACACTGACACCAGAGACTAGAAATAGTACAATGGAACTATTGGCTAGAAACAGTACAATGTCACTGCAGGCTAGAAACAGTGCGATGACGGCTAGAAACAGTACACCGACCGGGGACATCACTCTGCGCACAAGAACACTACCGGCTAAAAACCGTACAGTGACCGCGGATTACGGTTTGCGTACTAGAACCCTGCCGGCTAGAAACCGTACAGATTCGGCCTGGCAGACTAAAAACCGTATTCTGACCGAGAACATGTATCTGATGCGTAACTATAACGAGTGTGGCAGTATGTCGTGTAGAGTGGACGGTTTGGAAGGTAGTCGGTATGTACTGCCAACTTTCAGTGGTCTGGTGGGACTTGGTGAGGTTTTTCAACAGTATTCGGGGAACAGTGCGAGAGAGATGGGAGGTAGTGTTATGTCTTCGTCGGCTACGGCTACCTCATACGCTATTACGACAAGTGACAGTGACGAGGAAAATGATGGTGATCGTTGA